A genomic stretch from Thiomicrorhabdus sp. includes:
- a CDS encoding ribulose bisphosphate carboxylase small subunit, translated as MSIQTDDYRTKSTLETFGFLPEFTADEIYDQIVYIINQGWNCSIEHEEPSNTSAHYWGMWKLPMFGERDPNAVLAEIDQCRSAYPNHVIRLIGYDNYTQCQGHNFVVYRPRGM; from the coding sequence ATGTCAATCCAAACTGATGATTACCGTACAAAATCGACGCTGGAAACTTTTGGTTTCCTGCCTGAGTTCACGGCGGATGAAATCTACGACCAGATCGTATACATCATCAACCAGGGCTGGAACTGTTCGATCGAACACGAAGAACCCTCTAACACTTCAGCGCATTACTGGGGTATGTGGAAACTTCCAATGTTCGGTGAGCGTGACCCGAATGCCGTATTGGCTGAAATCGACCAGTGTCGTTCAGCCTACCCGAATCACGTTATCCGCTTGATCGGTTACGACAACTACACGCAATGCCAAGGGCATAACTTTGTCGTTTACCGTCCTCGCGGAATGTAA
- a CDS encoding CsoS2 family carboxysome shell protein produces MSTSNAQSGRAAAIARRKAQVQGKGSQAAAAPAAPRRRQAPEPGVETAVEPVATTSTSSQPSRSRRSVNPVAAAETASAAGRNAAKERRQQQKSGKSSTSANKTQAQRTRAERKPVEPIAEVRQERTEAPAPAPRKERAERANNGRAQVKPQTNQVQSGGRLQSKAYRQAQAKGKAAQDAFKSKGGSQSGAKAKLANPDASARDIAKQVRAERCTRGKTCSTGGTRPTRQQRNSQTAAPSKVEESQTLSGQTVSGTMVGQGEKKMTGAETGACQLVSGTEYLGAEEFAGSCATQPKAQPAKVTQTQTTRGQIVSGTTKVGRGEKMTGNEPGTCSAVTGTEYLPADQGQMYCGETPAKAKATGFSVMSQPSQTDASKITGGDSRKSQSTTIKPKNPAPAPQKVMSSQTAQGNTTTGTQVGRLEAVTGIQKGACKSVTGTGYQGMEEAKACNAEMPKPATKVTASATTRGQSITGDRSGGISNMTGAEAGSCKAVSGTPYVGSEQIASCAPAQQSEIQQRQRQGTNPAISGVQPGPQGLTGAQKGACQLVSGTHYQGGDQTAMVCDTTNAAIPGEADFPQMMGAAQIQAQPQTAPMPTAEPAVEQGAKITGDGWDRGSKVTGTEGPWAAQRNSSIRGAKGQAPMGASQFKPTNSEIPMSPITGSSGNTDTGAKVTLSGGARA; encoded by the coding sequence ATGAGTACAAGTAATGCTCAAAGCGGTCGAGCTGCAGCGATTGCACGTCGTAAAGCTCAGGTACAGGGAAAAGGTTCGCAAGCGGCAGCTGCTCCGGCAGCACCGCGGCGCAGGCAAGCACCCGAGCCTGGAGTTGAGACGGCAGTCGAGCCAGTTGCTACCACTTCTACTTCATCTCAGCCGTCTCGTTCACGTCGTAGCGTAAATCCAGTAGCGGCTGCTGAAACAGCATCGGCTGCTGGCCGCAACGCGGCTAAAGAACGCAGACAGCAACAGAAGAGTGGAAAGAGTTCAACATCCGCGAACAAGACTCAAGCTCAAAGAACAAGAGCAGAACGTAAACCGGTTGAGCCGATTGCAGAAGTTCGTCAAGAAAGAACGGAAGCTCCTGCACCGGCGCCTCGCAAAGAGCGAGCAGAGCGTGCAAATAACGGTCGAGCGCAAGTGAAACCGCAAACGAATCAGGTTCAATCAGGCGGACGTTTGCAGTCCAAAGCGTATCGTCAGGCACAAGCGAAAGGCAAAGCGGCACAAGATGCATTCAAGTCAAAAGGCGGCAGCCAATCGGGTGCCAAAGCCAAACTGGCTAATCCGGATGCATCGGCCCGCGACATTGCCAAGCAGGTTCGTGCCGAAAGATGTACCCGAGGAAAGACTTGTTCGACCGGGGGGACTCGTCCAACGCGTCAGCAACGCAACAGTCAAACTGCTGCTCCTTCTAAAGTAGAGGAGTCGCAGACCCTGAGTGGTCAGACCGTTTCGGGCACGATGGTCGGTCAAGGCGAAAAAAAGATGACAGGTGCTGAGACAGGTGCATGTCAATTGGTCAGTGGAACCGAGTATTTAGGTGCCGAAGAGTTTGCAGGCAGTTGCGCCACACAACCAAAGGCACAGCCGGCGAAAGTGACGCAAACGCAAACCACTCGCGGTCAGATTGTCAGCGGTACAACCAAGGTTGGACGCGGTGAAAAAATGACCGGCAATGAACCGGGAACCTGCTCTGCAGTCACCGGAACCGAGTATTTGCCTGCGGATCAAGGTCAGATGTATTGCGGTGAAACGCCTGCAAAAGCCAAGGCAACCGGTTTTTCGGTTATGTCGCAACCTTCGCAGACCGACGCTAGCAAGATCACCGGCGGTGATAGTCGCAAGTCGCAATCAACCACGATTAAGCCGAAAAACCCGGCACCGGCACCACAAAAAGTGATGTCGTCGCAAACGGCTCAAGGGAATACCACGACAGGCACCCAGGTGGGGCGACTGGAAGCGGTAACCGGTATACAAAAAGGGGCCTGTAAATCCGTAACCGGAACAGGCTACCAAGGGATGGAAGAAGCCAAGGCGTGTAACGCTGAAATGCCGAAACCAGCCACTAAAGTGACGGCCTCTGCGACCACTCGCGGGCAGTCGATTACCGGTGACCGCAGCGGGGGGATCTCGAATATGACCGGTGCGGAAGCGGGTTCTTGCAAAGCGGTTAGCGGCACGCCTTATGTTGGTTCTGAACAGATCGCCAGTTGCGCCCCGGCGCAGCAGAGCGAAATCCAACAGCGTCAACGTCAGGGTACCAATCCTGCGATTTCAGGTGTTCAACCTGGACCACAGGGACTGACCGGCGCGCAAAAAGGCGCGTGCCAACTGGTATCCGGCACTCACTACCAGGGCGGTGATCAGACTGCAATGGTATGTGATACCACCAATGCGGCAATCCCGGGTGAAGCGGATTTTCCGCAAATGATGGGAGCGGCGCAGATACAGGCACAACCGCAAACGGCACCCATGCCGACTGCAGAACCAGCAGTGGAGCAAGGCGCCAAAATAACCGGCGACGGTTGGGACAGAGGAAGCAAAGTCACAGGTACCGAAGGACCTTGGGCGGCGCAGCGTAACTCGTCGATTAGAGGAGCGAAAGGACAAGCGCCAATGGGAGCGAGTCAGTTCAAACCGACTAATAGCGAGATTCCGATGAGCCCGATTACCGGCTCTTCAGGCAACACGGATACCGGGGCGAAAGTTACCTTGTCCGGCGGCGCCAGAGCTTAA
- a CDS encoding form I ribulose bisphosphate carboxylase large subunit: MANKTFNAGVQDYQLTYWTPDYTPLDTDLLACFKVVPQEGVPREEAAAAVAAESSTGTWTTVWTDLLTDMEFYKGRAYRIEDVPGDKNAFYAFIAYPLDLFEEGSVVNVLTSLVGNVFGFKAVRSLRLEDLRFPMAFIKTCGGPPSGIQVERDKLNKYGRPMLGCTIKPKLGLSAKNYGRAVYECLRGGLDLTKDDENINSQPFQRWRDRFEFVAEAVDKATMETGERKGHYLNVTAGTVEEMMKRAEFAKELGQPIIMHDFLTAGFTANTTLANWCRENGMLLHIHRAMHAVIDRNPLHGIHFRVLAKCLRLSGGDHLHTGTVVGKLEGDRASTLGFVDQLRESFVPEDRSRGVFFDQDWGSMPGVMAVASGGIHVWHMPALVNIFGDDSVLQFGGGTQGHPGGNAAGAAANRVALEACVKARNEGRDLEREGGDILRDAARHSKELAVALETWKEIKFEFDTVDKLDVG; encoded by the coding sequence ATGGCTAATAAAACGTTTAACGCTGGCGTACAAGATTACCAGCTGACTTATTGGACTCCAGACTACACTCCACTGGATACAGACCTACTTGCTTGTTTCAAAGTTGTACCGCAGGAAGGTGTACCACGTGAAGAAGCGGCAGCTGCCGTGGCGGCTGAATCATCAACGGGTACCTGGACAACGGTTTGGACCGACCTGTTGACTGACATGGAATTCTACAAGGGGCGCGCATACCGCATTGAAGACGTACCGGGTGACAAGAATGCATTCTACGCTTTCATCGCCTACCCGCTAGACCTGTTCGAAGAAGGTTCGGTGGTTAACGTCCTAACTTCTTTGGTTGGTAACGTGTTCGGATTTAAAGCGGTTCGTTCGCTTCGTTTGGAAGACCTTCGTTTCCCAATGGCGTTCATCAAAACGTGTGGTGGGCCACCGTCAGGGATTCAGGTTGAGCGTGACAAGCTTAACAAATACGGTCGTCCAATGTTGGGTTGTACCATCAAACCAAAACTCGGTCTTTCAGCCAAGAACTACGGTCGTGCAGTTTATGAGTGTCTTCGCGGTGGTCTTGATTTGACTAAAGATGACGAAAACATCAACTCACAACCATTCCAACGCTGGAGAGATCGTTTTGAATTCGTAGCGGAAGCGGTTGATAAAGCGACGATGGAAACCGGTGAGCGTAAAGGTCACTATCTGAACGTAACAGCAGGTACGGTTGAAGAGATGATGAAACGTGCCGAGTTCGCTAAAGAACTGGGGCAGCCAATCATCATGCACGACTTCCTGACAGCGGGTTTCACTGCAAACACCACGCTGGCTAACTGGTGTCGTGAGAACGGAATGCTTCTTCACATTCACCGTGCGATGCACGCGGTAATCGACCGTAACCCGCTACACGGTATCCACTTCCGCGTACTGGCCAAGTGTCTGCGTCTGTCAGGTGGTGACCACCTGCATACCGGTACGGTTGTTGGTAAGTTGGAAGGTGACCGTGCGTCAACGCTAGGTTTCGTTGACCAACTACGTGAGTCATTCGTTCCCGAAGATCGTTCACGCGGTGTGTTCTTCGATCAGGATTGGGGCTCAATGCCGGGTGTTATGGCGGTTGCTTCCGGTGGTATCCACGTATGGCACATGCCGGCGCTGGTTAACATCTTCGGTGATGACTCTGTACTTCAGTTCGGAGGGGGTACGCAAGGTCACCCAGGCGGTAACGCAGCAGGTGCCGCAGCGAACCGTGTTGCGCTGGAAGCTTGTGTTAAAGCGCGTAACGAAGGACGTGACCTGGAACGTGAAGGCGGAGACATTCTGCGTGACGCGGCTCGTCACAGCAAAGAATTGGCAGTCGCTCTGGAAACTTGGAAAGAGATCAAGTTTGAGTTCGACACCGTTGACAAATTGGATGTGGGCTAA
- a CDS encoding thioredoxin domain-containing protein, which yields MSLKKIPVKDFDVAVLTSSWHTPVAVFFTAKGCEPCEAVLQTLTELAPQYEDRLHIAVLDIEDQEIEPVLEQCKVESIPDIKIFHQKQIVAQAKGLLDKQQFERLIEPHVLTEAQHRLSLLQKQVELLLSSEQFDMAMELVEVFRQKHPHDDEAMLVELAILVQMNNIPAALQLIEQLPENLQQDEKSQAVKGMIEAMQNTRQ from the coding sequence ATGAGCCTGAAAAAAATACCAGTAAAAGACTTTGATGTGGCGGTTTTAACCAGCTCTTGGCATACGCCTGTGGCCGTGTTTTTTACCGCAAAAGGATGCGAACCCTGCGAGGCAGTACTGCAAACATTGACCGAACTGGCACCTCAATATGAGGATCGCCTGCACATCGCCGTTCTGGATATCGAAGATCAGGAAATCGAACCGGTTCTGGAACAGTGCAAAGTCGAATCCATTCCGGATATTAAAATTTTTCACCAGAAACAGATCGTTGCCCAGGCCAAAGGTTTGCTGGACAAACAGCAATTTGAACGCCTGATTGAACCACATGTTCTGACGGAAGCGCAGCACCGCCTGAGCCTGTTGCAGAAACAGGTTGAGTTACTGCTGAGTTCCGAACAGTTCGACATGGCAATGGAGCTGGTCGAGGTCTTTCGACAGAAGCATCCGCACGATGATGAAGCCATGCTGGTCGAGCTGGCAATTCTGGTTCAGATGAACAATATCCCGGCGGCATTGCAATTGATTGAACAACTTCCGGAAAATTTGCAACAGGATGAAAAATCCCAAGCGGTAAAAGGCATGATTGAAGCCATGCAAAATACCCGGCAATAG
- a CDS encoding nickel-dependent hydrogenase large subunit has product MSRILVGPFNRVEGDLEVQLEIEAQKVTSARVNSTLFRGFEGMLQGRPPSDALVYAPRICGICSVSQSVAAAQALSQIYGITPPENGQRAINLMLANENAADLLTHFYLFFMPDFARGIYKDRPWFADSQKRFKAMQGVSSARAIEARSHWLKMMGTLAGHWPHTLAIQPGGCSRSLNDAEVMQMLLYAQKLRHFLETFLLHDRLENFLSLENETDLQSWQQQHTDSDLGLFLSIAADLALHKLGKSDALLMSYGSFPESDGQRLIPSGVYRNGEFQLLNPSHIQEDISHANYQGDLHSSPWHQAQTPHLDNPDAYSWCKAPRLKGEVAETGSLARQVMAKQPLILDLVQRYGSCVYSRILARTLELVKLTVQVESWLQQGFSETGHFFTEPGDIVHQRGVGLIEAARGSLGHWLEVKNNRIYSYQIIAPTTWNFSPRDQQNTPGALEKALENTPLYDGETDPVNVQHIVRSFDPCMVCTVH; this is encoded by the coding sequence ATGAGCCGGATTCTTGTCGGGCCCTTTAACCGCGTTGAAGGCGATCTGGAAGTTCAGCTGGAAATCGAAGCGCAGAAAGTGACTTCCGCACGCGTAAACTCCACGCTTTTCAGGGGGTTTGAAGGTATGTTGCAAGGCCGTCCACCGAGCGATGCTCTAGTGTACGCCCCCCGAATTTGCGGCATCTGTTCGGTTTCTCAATCGGTCGCGGCCGCCCAGGCATTGAGCCAGATTTATGGCATCACACCGCCGGAAAACGGTCAGAGAGCGATCAATTTAATGCTCGCCAACGAGAACGCCGCCGATCTGCTGACGCACTTTTATCTGTTTTTCATGCCCGACTTTGCGCGCGGAATCTACAAAGATCGTCCATGGTTTGCCGACAGTCAGAAACGCTTCAAAGCCATGCAGGGAGTTTCCTCCGCCCGTGCGATAGAGGCGCGCAGCCACTGGTTGAAGATGATGGGGACGCTTGCCGGCCACTGGCCACATACCCTTGCCATTCAACCCGGCGGTTGCAGCCGATCGCTCAACGATGCGGAAGTCATGCAGATGTTGCTCTACGCGCAGAAGCTGCGCCATTTTCTGGAAACCTTTCTGCTCCATGACCGGCTGGAAAACTTCCTCTCTCTGGAAAACGAAACGGATTTGCAAAGCTGGCAACAGCAGCACACAGATTCCGATCTCGGACTGTTCCTCTCCATCGCCGCCGATCTGGCATTGCACAAACTGGGTAAAAGCGATGCCTTGCTAATGAGTTACGGCAGCTTTCCCGAATCCGACGGGCAACGGCTGATCCCCTCTGGAGTCTATCGCAACGGCGAGTTCCAGCTCCTGAATCCATCACATATTCAGGAAGACATCAGCCATGCCAACTATCAGGGTGATCTCCATTCGTCGCCCTGGCATCAGGCTCAAACGCCCCATCTGGACAACCCGGATGCCTACAGCTGGTGCAAGGCTCCGCGCTTAAAAGGAGAAGTCGCCGAAACCGGTTCGCTGGCCCGCCAGGTGATGGCAAAGCAACCGTTGATTCTCGATCTCGTACAACGCTACGGCAGCTGCGTTTATTCACGAATTCTGGCGCGAACGCTTGAACTGGTTAAACTGACCGTACAGGTGGAATCCTGGTTACAGCAGGGGTTTTCAGAGACCGGCCATTTTTTCACCGAACCGGGCGACATTGTTCACCAGCGCGGCGTAGGATTGATCGAAGCGGCCCGCGGCAGTCTCGGTCACTGGCTGGAAGTCAAAAACAACCGAATTTACAGTTACCAGATCATCGCCCCGACCACTTGGAATTTTTCCCCGAGAGATCAACAGAACACGCCCGGCGCTCTGGAAAAAGCTTTGGAAAACACGCCGCTGTACGACGGAGAAACCGATCCGGTCAATGTCCAGCATATCGTACGCTCCTTTGATCCGTGCATGGTCTGCACCGTACATTGA
- a CDS encoding HupU protein, with protein MNILWFQSGGCSGCTLSFLGLEEMDLIEWSRSMQLNWLWHPSLTEHSGSETQAMLNAVLKDEVKLDIFCLEGSVIMGPNGSGRFHMLAGTETPAKELIERLSEKADYVLAVGTCAAFGGITASPPNTVEATGLQYDQNFAGSLLPANFKSRAGLPVINISGCPVHPGWVAETIGLIRFQKLKTEHLDPYNRPRFYADKLVHHGCSRNEYYEYKASAVKPSDLGCMMEHMGCVGTVAHADCNERPWNGNGSCTKGGYPCVDCTSPDFGHLNHSYQETPKIGNIPVGLPSDMPKAWFIALSTLAKSATPKRLKVNATAERIEISPEIKRKKL; from the coding sequence ATGAATATTCTCTGGTTCCAATCCGGCGGCTGTAGCGGCTGCACCCTCTCATTTCTCGGTCTGGAAGAGATGGACCTGATCGAATGGTCCCGATCCATGCAACTCAATTGGCTCTGGCATCCCTCTCTGACCGAACACAGCGGCTCGGAAACCCAGGCGATGCTCAACGCCGTATTGAAGGACGAAGTCAAACTGGACATTTTTTGCCTTGAAGGGTCGGTCATTATGGGGCCGAACGGCAGCGGACGCTTTCATATGCTTGCCGGAACCGAAACTCCGGCCAAGGAGCTGATCGAGCGTTTGAGCGAAAAAGCCGATTATGTTCTCGCCGTCGGCACCTGCGCCGCCTTCGGGGGCATCACGGCGTCACCGCCCAATACCGTCGAAGCAACCGGGCTGCAATACGACCAGAATTTCGCCGGAAGCCTGTTACCGGCAAACTTCAAAAGCCGTGCCGGGCTGCCGGTGATCAACATTTCAGGCTGCCCGGTTCACCCTGGATGGGTCGCCGAAACCATCGGCCTGATCCGTTTTCAGAAATTGAAAACCGAACACCTTGATCCTTACAACCGCCCCCGTTTCTACGCCGATAAACTGGTGCATCACGGCTGTTCCAGAAACGAATATTACGAATACAAGGCCAGCGCCGTCAAACCCTCCGATCTCGGCTGCATGATGGAACATATGGGATGCGTCGGCACAGTCGCGCATGCCGACTGCAACGAACGTCCCTGGAACGGTAACGGCTCCTGCACCAAAGGCGGTTACCCCTGTGTGGATTGCACCTCCCCGGATTTCGGTCACCTCAATCACTCCTATCAGGAAACACCCAAAATCGGCAACATTCCCGTCGGATTGCCCAGCGATATGCCGAAAGCCTGGTTCATTGCGCTCTCGACTCTGGCAAAATCCGCCACTCCGAAACGCTTAAAAGTCAACGCAACGGCCGAGCGCATTGAAATCAGCCCGGAAATCAAAAGGAAAAAACTATGA
- the hypF gene encoding carbamoyltransferase HypF — protein MNAYAQITVTGVVQGVGFRPFVWQLARQFGHNGWVLNNASGVEIFLKLERTSDTDKIRTQFIAALYEQAPPLAQVDRVLWEWIDPNAAHSELTELKACSDFTIRKSRSGLMQTAVLADAATCEACLRDVFDPENRRYGYPFTNCTHCGPRYSIIRSMPYDREYTSMADFKMCPACEDEYRNPSDRRFHAQPNACPTCGPQLQLIRFDSAAHISCPETNPPSQEDNWQMIDQVCHYLEKGLILAIKGIGGFHLVCDAGNDNACRTLRQRKARPEKPFALMAPDIDVIKGYAQVSKAAEECLTSTRAPIVLLPKLGKSKPAELSELIAPNQSRLGIMLPNTPLHSMLMATWKKRHPHRLLVFTSANLSGHPQIYRDDKETELMQLADAVLTHNRPIIRRLEDSVMKTSVEGNDCEALRQSRGFAPLRFQMPEGFPPLNTLASGGDLKNSIAFQKGSEMTLLHFLGDMENFDIQTAYGEALQDLQQLYQLEPDHLVTDKHPGYYVKDALVRYRENHAPQAALTEIQHHHAHLCACLFENAIPLDSPPVLGIILDGLGFGEDATFWGGEILYGTYAESLRLGNISPRPLLGGDKANKEPWRNLYALIRARESLENLIQRYPQVQSLKQLQSKPTDLLDAMSNSGLNSPLSSSTGRLFDAVAAACDLCFDGMSYEGEAAMQLESLLSEKLLRQEWENAYFLQVETDPQSGRQLLDTASLLSQILKDLNQHLSASQVSARFHLGLVKALLKSALLLRNTHPFEQIALSGGVCQNGWLIWLFRQMTPPEITLLTHRKLPANDQSIAVGQLCAHAAQQRKSVLG, from the coding sequence ATGAATGCCTATGCGCAAATTACCGTTACCGGAGTGGTTCAAGGAGTCGGATTTCGTCCGTTTGTCTGGCAGCTTGCCAGGCAGTTTGGTCATAACGGCTGGGTTCTGAACAATGCTTCCGGTGTAGAAATTTTCCTGAAGCTGGAGCGCACAAGCGACACTGACAAAATTCGAACGCAGTTCATTGCTGCCTTATATGAACAGGCACCGCCTCTCGCACAGGTTGACCGGGTACTCTGGGAATGGATCGACCCGAACGCTGCGCACAGCGAACTTACCGAACTGAAAGCTTGCAGCGACTTTACGATCCGGAAAAGCCGTTCCGGGCTGATGCAAACAGCGGTTCTGGCCGATGCCGCAACCTGCGAAGCCTGCCTGCGAGACGTGTTTGATCCCGAAAACCGGCGTTACGGTTACCCTTTCACCAACTGCACCCACTGCGGCCCGCGCTACTCGATTATCCGCTCGATGCCGTATGATCGGGAATATACAAGCATGGCGGATTTCAAAATGTGCCCGGCCTGCGAAGACGAATATCGCAATCCGTCCGATCGGCGTTTTCATGCCCAGCCAAATGCCTGTCCAACCTGTGGCCCGCAGCTGCAACTGATCCGCTTCGATTCCGCTGCTCACATTTCATGCCCCGAGACAAACCCTCCTTCGCAGGAAGATAACTGGCAGATGATCGATCAAGTCTGCCATTACCTGGAAAAAGGCCTCATTCTGGCCATTAAAGGAATCGGCGGATTTCATCTGGTCTGCGATGCAGGCAACGACAATGCCTGCCGGACACTGCGCCAACGAAAAGCGCGTCCCGAAAAACCCTTCGCCTTAATGGCGCCGGACATCGATGTCATCAAAGGCTACGCCCAAGTCAGCAAGGCCGCAGAAGAATGCCTGACTTCAACCCGCGCCCCGATTGTACTTCTGCCAAAGTTGGGAAAATCGAAACCCGCAGAATTGTCGGAACTGATTGCACCGAATCAGTCTCGTCTGGGCATTATGCTGCCGAACACGCCATTGCACAGTATGTTGATGGCGACATGGAAAAAACGCCACCCCCATCGCTTGCTGGTCTTCACTTCCGCTAATCTGAGCGGGCATCCGCAGATCTACCGGGATGACAAAGAAACCGAGCTTATGCAGCTCGCCGACGCCGTATTGACCCACAACCGTCCGATCATCCGCCGTCTTGAAGATTCGGTAATGAAAACTTCAGTCGAGGGGAACGATTGCGAAGCCCTGCGCCAATCGCGCGGTTTTGCCCCTTTACGCTTCCAGATGCCGGAAGGGTTTCCGCCATTGAACACCCTGGCATCCGGCGGCGATCTGAAAAACAGCATCGCCTTTCAGAAAGGCAGCGAAATGACTCTTTTGCATTTTCTCGGCGACATGGAAAACTTCGATATCCAAACAGCTTACGGCGAAGCTTTACAGGATTTACAGCAACTGTATCAGCTTGAACCAGACCATCTGGTTACCGACAAACATCCCGGCTATTACGTCAAAGACGCCCTCGTCCGTTATCGGGAAAACCATGCTCCGCAAGCTGCGCTGACGGAAATTCAGCACCACCATGCCCATCTGTGTGCCTGTCTGTTCGAGAACGCCATACCACTAGATAGTCCGCCGGTTTTAGGCATTATTCTGGACGGTCTGGGATTCGGGGAAGACGCAACTTTCTGGGGTGGAGAAATACTCTACGGAACCTACGCCGAAAGCCTTCGACTCGGCAATATCTCACCCCGCCCGCTACTGGGCGGAGACAAGGCTAACAAAGAACCCTGGCGAAATCTGTACGCACTGATCCGCGCTCGGGAATCTCTGGAAAACCTGATCCAGCGCTATCCGCAGGTACAAAGCCTGAAACAGCTGCAGAGCAAACCGACTGACCTGCTGGACGCCATGTCCAACTCCGGACTCAACAGCCCGCTTTCTTCATCAACCGGCCGCCTGTTCGATGCCGTCGCCGCAGCATGCGATCTTTGTTTTGACGGCATGAGCTACGAAGGCGAAGCCGCCATGCAGCTTGAAAGCCTGCTAAGTGAAAAATTACTCCGCCAAGAGTGGGAAAACGCCTACTTTCTGCAAGTCGAAACCGATCCGCAAAGCGGACGGCAACTTCTGGACACGGCATCGCTGCTTTCCCAAATACTGAAAGACTTGAATCAGCATCTATCCGCCAGCCAGGTTTCGGCCCGTTTCCATCTCGGTCTGGTCAAAGCTCTGCTCAAGAGTGCCCTGCTGTTGCGCAACACTCACCCTTTCGAACAGATCGCTCTGAGCGGAGGCGTTTGCCAAAATGGCTGGCTGATCTGGCTTTTCAGGCAGATGACACCGCCGGAAATCACTTTATTAACCCACCGGAAACTGCCGGCAAACGACCAATCCATTGCGGTCGGACAGCTGTGTGCGCACGCTGCGCAACAGCGTAAATCTGTGTTAGGATAA
- a CDS encoding ATP-binding protein: MTKLVQAAHSESLKSSAPSPFEEGEWLEVLQAMEEAYTQSLQYQTEIEEKNQALNQAHQFISGIVSSMSDLLIVIDNEHNITQVNPAFLKLTGLNEDNVIHHSILDFVQTQESIKDNLLKQGVSLQDLQGSLHTLHGNIPISMSCSCLNPDQCDFKGKVIVARPIGELLIAYEALKKAHQELAQTKEKMVHSEKMAALGRLVSGVAHELNTPISVLKGNLWSLKSYFDEVRPFVRASNEDIEEILEDTPDLFADSQQALKHIADIVKSLKTFSQPHSEKANQLIEIKPILKTATNWVQANSKELTSPTITFSAPESLWIHGNPQALQQVVINIVQNAFDALSSKKIADPLNKQIAVHLDKKQQWVEILIEDNGPGIPEEQLERIFDPFFTDKDVGEGTGLGLSISHQLIQSMHGELNVWNRPEGGAAFQILLPGDENLADSEEIQTLTSGHAQEA, encoded by the coding sequence ATGACAAAGTTGGTTCAAGCTGCTCATTCGGAATCCCTGAAGTCTTCGGCGCCCTCTCCTTTCGAAGAAGGTGAATGGCTGGAAGTTCTGCAGGCAATGGAAGAGGCTTATACCCAATCCCTGCAATACCAGACCGAAATCGAAGAAAAAAATCAGGCACTGAATCAAGCTCACCAGTTTATCTCCGGCATCGTCTCCTCCATGTCCGATTTGCTGATCGTTATCGACAACGAACACAACATCACCCAGGTCAATCCCGCTTTTCTGAAATTAACCGGCCTGAACGAAGACAACGTCATTCATCACTCGATACTCGATTTCGTCCAGACTCAGGAATCAATCAAGGACAACTTGCTGAAGCAAGGCGTCAGTCTTCAGGATTTACAGGGCAGTCTGCACACGTTGCACGGCAACATTCCGATCAGCATGAGCTGCAGCTGTTTGAACCCCGATCAGTGCGACTTCAAGGGCAAAGTAATTGTCGCCAGACCCATCGGAGAGCTGTTGATCGCTTACGAAGCACTCAAAAAGGCCCATCAGGAACTGGCTCAAACCAAAGAAAAAATGGTGCATTCGGAAAAAATGGCCGCACTCGGGCGTCTCGTCTCCGGTGTGGCGCACGAATTGAATACCCCGATCAGCGTTTTGAAAGGCAATCTGTGGTCGTTAAAAAGCTATTTTGACGAAGTCAGACCCTTCGTTCGCGCCTCAAACGAAGACATTGAAGAGATTCTGGAAGACACCCCGGATCTGTTTGCCGATTCCCAGCAAGCGTTAAAACACATCGCTGATATCGTTAAAAGCCTGAAGACCTTCAGCCAGCCGCATTCGGAAAAGGCCAACCAGCTCATCGAAATCAAACCGATTCTGAAAACCGCGACAAATTGGGTGCAAGCCAACAGCAAGGAACTCACTTCGCCGACCATTACTTTTTCCGCTCCCGAGAGCCTCTGGATTCACGGTAATCCGCAAGCATTGCAACAGGTCGTGATCAATATCGTACAAAACGCTTTCGACGCCCTGAGCAGCAAAAAAATTGCTGACCCGCTCAACAAACAGATCGCGGTTCATCTCGACAAAAAACAGCAATGGGTGGAAATTCTGATTGAAGACAACGGGCCCGGCATCCCAGAAGAACAGCTCGAACGAATTTTCGACCCTTTCTTTACCGACAAGGATGTCGGCGAAGGAACCGGCTTGGGATTAAGCATCAGCCATCAACTCATCCAATCCATGCACGGCGAACTCAATGTCTGGAACCGGCCGGAAGGCGGCGCCGCTTTCCAGATTCTGCTTCCCGGCGACGAAAACCTGGCCGATAGCGAAGAAATCCAAACCCTGACTTCCGGTCACGCCCAGGAGGCTTGA